The Brassica oleracea var. oleracea cultivar TO1000 chromosome C6, BOL, whole genome shotgun sequence genome includes a region encoding these proteins:
- the LOC106299053 gene encoding cytosolic sulfotransferase 1-like, whose protein sequence is MNEKKELPENMREDSLNEETKCLISSLPSHKDFLGKQLYNYQGCWYYPNTLQGVLNFQKGFKPQETDIILASFPKSGTTWLKALTIALFERFNNTSSSNHPLQSDNPHGLVPFLEMSLYHKTSTPDLTKFSSSPRLFSTHMPFHTLQAPFKDDSSRCKIVYVCRNVKDVLVSQWYFRCAYLGKEVEDKSILESSFESLCSGVGYFGPFWENVLSYWRGSLEDPQHVLFMRYEEIKSEPSAQVKRLAEFLGCPFTEEEHGSLDKILELCSLRSLSSMEINKTGKTSNNLNHSSFFRKGEVGDSKNHLTPEMETKIDMIIEEKYKGSGFKY, encoded by the coding sequence ATGAATGAGAAGAAGGAGCTCCCGGAGAACATGAGAGAAGACAGTTTAAATGAAGAAACCAAGTGTTTAATCTCATCCCTTCCTTCTCACAAAGATTTTCTAGGGAAGCAGCTATACAACTACCAAGGATGTTGGTACTACCCCAACACTCTTCAAGGAGTTTTAAATTTCCAGAAAGGTTTCAAGCCTCAAGAAACCGATATAATCCTCGCTTCTTTCCCTAAATCCGGCACCACTTGGCTCAAAGCCCTCACCATCGCTCTCTTTGAGAGATTCAACAACACTTCTTCTTCTAATCATCCCCTTCAGTCCGATAATCCTCATGGCTTAGTACCCTTCTTGGAGATGAGTCTTTATCACAAAACCTCAACACCTGACCTGACCAAGTTCTCATCATCTCCGAGGCTGTTCTCGACTCACATGCCCTTCCATACGCTTCAAGCACCCTTCAAGGACGACTCCTCTCGTTGCAAGATCGTGTACGTGTGTAGGAACGTGAAGGACGTGTTGGTATCTCAATGGTATTTCAGGTGCGCTTATCTTGGAAAAGAGGTAGAAGACAAAAGCATTCTCGAGTCTTCGTTTGAGTCATTATGCAGTGGAGTTGGCTATTTTGGACCCTTTTGGGAGAATGTATTGAGCTACTGGAGAGGTAGCTTGGAAGATCCTCAACATGTTCTCTTCATGAGGTACGAGGAAATAAAGTCAGAGCCCTCTGCTCAGGTTAAGAGACTTGCTGAGTTTTTGGGTTGTCCATTCACTGAGGAAGAGCACGGGTCTTTGGACAAGATCTTGGAACTTTGCTCTCTACGTAGTTTGAGCAGTATGGAGATCAATAAGACTGGAAAAACTTCGAACAATCTAAATCACTCTAGTTTTTTTCGCAAAGGAGAAGTCGGTGACTCCAAGAATCATCTCACTCCTGAGATGGAAACCAAAATCGACATGATCATCGAGGAAAAATACAAAGGCTCCGGTTTTAAATACTGA
- the LOC106300886 gene encoding putative pentatricopeptide repeat-containing protein At1g68930: MASNYYSAQIKQCLEFGTRNQSRHLKTIHGHIIKTLLYPETILHNKIIHAYAKIRNSTYARRVFDGIPQPNLYSWNSLLMAYSQSGHHLSEMERTFKRLPERDGVSWNLLISGYSLSGLVGEAVKAYNTMMKDGSGDFLTRVSVMTMLKLCSDNGRVGLGKQVHVQVVKRGFESYLLVGSALMDMYAKVGCISDAKTVFYGLEDRNTVMYNSLMGGLLASGMVEDAKKLFQGMEKDSVSWTAMIKGLSQNGLEKEAIEFFRGMKMEGLAMDQFTFGSVLPACGGIGAIEEGKKIHACVIRTNFQDNIYVGSALVDMYCKCKCIDYAKTVFDGMRQKNVVSWTAMVVGYGQCGRAEEAVKMFLEMQRSGVEPDHYTLGQAISACANISSLEEGSQFHGKAVVSGFVHYVIVSNSLVTLYGKCGNIDDSTKLFNEMSFRDEVSWTAMVSAYAQFGRAIEAIDLFDRMVQHGLKPDGVTLTGVISACSRAGLVEKGQRYFELMTNEYGIVPSNGHYSCMIDLFSRSGRLEEAMSFINGMPSPPDAIGWITLLSACRNKGNLEIGKQAAESLIELDPHHPAGYTLLLSIYASKGRWDCVAKLRREMREKNVRKEPGQSWIKWKGKLHSFSADDESSPYLDQIYAKLEELNQKIIEDGYKPDTSFVQHDVEEAVKTKMLNYHSERLAIAFGLIFVPSGLPIRVGKNLRVCVDCHIATKHISRVTGREIIVRDAVRFHRFKDGTCSCGDFW; the protein is encoded by the coding sequence ATGGCGTCGAACTACTACTCTGCTCAGATAAAGCAATGCCTTGAGTTCGGAACTAGAAACCAAAGCCGCCACTTGAAAACCATCCACGGACACATCATCAAAACCCTTCTCTATCCAGAGACAATCCTACATAACAAAATCATCCACGCGTATGCGAAAATCAGAAACTCAACTTATGCTCGCCGAGTGTTCGACGGAATTCCCCAACCAAACCTCTACTCCTGGAACAGTCTCCTCATGGCCTATTCTCAATCCGGGCATCATCTCTCAGAGATGGAACGTACCTTCAAAAGGCTTCCAGAACGTGATGGTGTCTCCTGGAACTTGCTAATCTCCGGCTACTCCCTGAGTGGGCTTGTGGGTGAAGCCGTCAAGGCTTATAACACGATGATGAAAGATGGGTCTGGTGATTTTTTGACAAGGGTTAGCGTGATGACAATGCTGAAACTTTGTTCCGACAATGGGCGTGTTGGTTTGGGGAAGCAAGTTCACGTGCAGGTTGTGAAACGTGGGTTTGAGTCTTATCTTTTAGTTGGGAGCGCGTTGATGGATATGTATGCTAAAGTTGGTTGCATCTCTGATGCAAAGACGGTTTTCTACGGTTTAGAGGATCGAAACACGGTTATGTACAATTCGCTGATGGGAGGGTTGCTTGCGAGTGGAATGGTCGAAGATGCTAAGAAGCTGTTTCAAGGGATGGAGAAAGATTCAGTCTCTTGGACAGCTATGATCAAAGGGCTTTCTCAAAACGGACTGGAGAAAGAGGCTATAGAGTTTTTCAGAGGGATGAAGATGGAAGGGTTGGCGATGGATCAGTTTACGTTTGGGAGTGTGCTACCTGCTTGTGGGGGAATAGGAGCGATAGAGGAAGGGAAAAAGATTCATGCTTGTGTTATCAGGACCAATTTTCAGGATAACATATACGTAGGGAGTGCTCTCGTTGACATGTACTGCAAGTGTAAGTGTATAGACTACGCAAAGACTGTTTTTGATGGGATGAGGCAGAAGAATGTTGTGTCTTGGACAGCGATGGTTGTGGGTTATGGCCAGTGCGGTCGTGCTGAAGAAGCTGTTAAAATGTTTTTGGAAATGCAAAGAAGTGGAGTTGAACCAGATCATTATACGCTTGGACAAGCGATCAGTGCGTGTGCCAACATATCTAGCTTAGAAGAAGGCTCCCAGTTTCATGGAAAAGCTGTAGTGTCTGGCTTTGTACATTACGTCATCGTTTCAAACTCGCTGGTGACTCTGTATGGAAAATGTGGGAACATCGATGATTCCACTAAGCTGTTCAACGAGATGAGTTTCAGGGATGAAGTCTCTTGGACCGCGATGGTTTCCGCGTATGCTCAATTTGGAAGAGCCATCGAGGCTATTGATTTGTTTGACAGAATGGTACAACATGGACTAAAACCTGATGGAGTGACATTGACCGGTGTTATCTCAGCTTGTAGTAGAGCAGGGCTAGTGGAGAAAGGACAGAGATATTTCGAGTTAATGACAAATGAATATGGAATAGTACCGAGTAATGGTCACTATTCTTGCATGATCGATCTCTTCAGTCGATCTGGAAGGTTAGAGGAAGCCATGAGTTTCATAAATGGGATGCCTTCTCCCCCAGATGCGATTGGTTGGATCACTTTACTCAGCGCATGTAGAAACAAAGGTAACTTAGAGATAGGTAAACAGGCGGCTGAATCACTCATAGAACTAGATCCTCATCATCCTGCTGGCTATACCTTATTGTTAAGCATATATGCTTCAAAAGGGAGATGGGACTGTGTGGCAAAGTTAAGGAGGGAGATGAGAGAGAAGAATGTGAGAAAAGAACCTGGACAGAGCTGGATCAAATGGAAAGGGAAACTGCACAGTTTCTCAGCGGATGACGAGTCAAGTCCATACTTAGATCAGATATATGCTAAGCTCGAGGAACTGAACCAAAAAATCATAGAAGATGGTTATAAGCCTGATACTAGTTTTGTTCAGCATGATGTTGAGGAAGCAGTTAAAACAAAGATGCTGAACTATCACAGTGAAAGACTCGCCATTGCTTTTGGGTTAATATTTGTACCCTCTGGCCTACCTATCAGAGTAGGGAAAAACCTTAGAGTGTGTGTGGATTGCCATATTGCCACTAAACATATCTCCAGAGTCACTGGTAGAGAGATAATTGTTAGAGATGCTGTTAGGTTTCACCGTTTTAAAGATGGAACTTGCTCATGCGGAGACTTCTGGTAG
- the LOC106300884 gene encoding putative U-box domain-containing protein 42 isoform X1, whose protein sequence is MSTQEDITTNDTLIGSLLESISEVIRSLELLKSETGSFLECACYFYRVSVVLMEIQTGESSITCPTDVIESLSESIEAAKYLLEITQESNGPESTTDLTSIEAGFQGVVKQIGETLQSIPEAIIDEEEYIGVVVQSLSNEMQNANIGDGSKSEILQNIQQKISERRTQEELVSEEQIETDLYPSDPEVSYASYLSESQPDIPSQSTYVSSQRKYGDLSESQMSEIPDIPSQSTIVSSSQRKYGTQSESQSQMSEIVDIPSQSTYVSSIQRKYGTQSESQSQMSEIPDISIRSTNVSSRQRKYGTLSESLSMLPQVTQFMEPPYQAFICPLTKEVMEDPVTTETGVTCERQAVTEWFDKFGDSDEISCPVTGQKLTTGLSPNLVLKTIIGEWKVRNEAARIKVAHAALSLGGSESMVIDALRDLQMTCEGKEYNKLKVREAGIIQLLDRYLSYRSKDVRYELLQLLKTLADEDTDEGKEMIVNTLAMSCVIKFLGSSHQTVRHAALALLLELSKSQHACKKIGNATGAILMLVTSKYNEESDAFASETADQILKNLEKFPHNIKQMAESGLLEPLLIHLAEGSEETQVVMAAYLVEIDIGHEKKINVAEKACPALLRLVQSENIEARRAAFKALAHISLYHPNKQILVEVGIIKIMVEEIFTKRMFSDLMNSRNEAATILANILESGVEHETFEVNTTGHTLGSDYFVYNIIQMLKNSSPDDLNIDLIRILLSLSKSPRAMATIVSVIKETDASFAMIELINNPHEELGVGALKLLIALTPFIGHTLSERLCKTRGQPENLIQCPAEANLITEKHAVSAKLLAKLPHQNLTLNLALVNESIVSEILHAIHLIQRSGTRTSRYATDFLEGLVGILVRFTTTLYEPQMMYLAKNHDLTSVFADLLMKTSSDEVQRLSATGLENLSSTTMNLSRAPQVRNTKFMGSLSMPRSFSLRSSKKKQVETCAIHRGVCSAKATFCLVEANAVTKLLACLQSDKTEVVESALSAICTLLDDKVDVEQSLNMLSGMNAVELIINAVKEHKKESLLQKAFWMIDKFLIRGGQRYAFGISQDRMLSGMLVSAFHRGDGNTRQMAENILRRLDKMPSFSVYMTERVTSETP, encoded by the exons ATGTCG ACCCAAGAAGATATAACTACAAATGATACATTGATTGGATCGTTGTTGGAGTCCATTTCCGAGGTGATCAGATCTTTGGAGCTCTTAAAATCAGAAACAGGGAGCTTCCTTGAATGTGCATGCTACTTTTATCGAGTCTCAGTGGTGCTAATGGAGATACAGACAGGAGAGAGTTCCATCACATGTCCAACGGATGTGATTGAATCACTATCCGAGAGTATAGAAGCAGCCAAGTACCTCCTCGAGATAACTCAAGAAAGCAACGGACCAGAATCAACCACTGATCTGACAAGCATTGAGGCAGGCTTTCAAGGCGTTGTGAAGCAGATTGGTGAAACTCTGCAGTCCATACCTGAAGCGATAATCGACGAGGAAGAATACATAGGAGTGGTTGTCCAGTCTCTTTCAAATGAGATGCAGAACGCTAACATTGGAGATGGTAGTAAGAGTGAGATTTTACAGAATATTCAGCAGAAAATTTCTGAGAGGCGGACACAGGAGGAGTTGGTGTCAGAGGAGCAAATAGAGACAGATCTCTATCCTAGTGATCCTGAAGTTTCCTATGCAAGTTACCTGAGTGAATCACAACCAGATATCCCAAGCCAGAGCACATACGTTAGCAGCCAGAGAAAGTATGGGGATCTGAGTGAATCACAAATGAGCGAGATACCAGATATACCAAGCCAGAGCACAATTGTTAGCAGCAGCCAGAGAAAGTATGGAACTCAGAGTGAATCACAATCACAAATGAGCGAGATAGTTGATATCCCTAGCCAGAGCACATATGTTAGCAGCATCCAGAGAAAGTATGGAACTCAGAGTGAATCACAATCACAAATGAGCGAGATACCAGATATCTCAATCCGGAGCACGAACGTTAGCAGCAGGCAGAGAAAGTACGGAACTCTTAGCGAATCCTTGTCAATGTTACCACAGGTGACACAGTTCATGGAGCCACCATACCAAGCATTCATCTGCCCGTTGACCAAAGAAGTAATGGAAGATCCAGTCACCACTGAAACAGGAGTAACCTGCGAAAGACAAGCAGTGACAGAGTGGTTTGACAAATTTGGAGACTCGGACGAGATTAGCTGTCCGGTCACAGGGCAAAAGTTGACAACCGGATTAAGTCCCAATCTTGTCTTGAAAACCATCATTGGAGAATGGAAAGTGCGAAACGAGGCAGCAAGAATCAAGGTGGCTCACGCAGCTTTATCCTTAGGCGGTTCAGAAAGCATGGTTATCGATGCATTAAGGGATCTGCAAATGACCTGTGAAGGGAAAGAGTACAACAAGTTAAAAGTCCGTGAAGCTGGGATCATTCAGTTGCTTGACAGATACCTATCGTACAGAAGTAAAGATGTGAGGTATGAACTGCTACAATTGTTAAAGACACTAGCAGATGAAGACACTGATGAAGGAAAG GAAATGATTGTGAATACGTTAGCTATGTCATGCGTGATCAAATTTTTGGGAAGCAGTCACCAGACTGTAAGACATGCAGCACTAGCCTTACTGCTTGAGCTTTCGAAATCTCAACATGCATGTAAGAAGATTGGGAATGCTACAGGGGCAATATTGATGCTAGTTACCTCAAAGTACAACGAAGAGTCGGATGCCTTTGCGTCTGAAACAGCAGACCAAATCTTAAAAAATCTAGAGAAGTTCCCTCACAATATCAAGCAAATGGCAGAGAGTGGGCTCTTAGAACCTCTTCTCATTCATCTAGCCGAAG GGAGTGAAGAGACGCAGGTGGTAATGGCTGCATACCTTGTAGAAATTGATATTGGACATGAGAAGAAGATTAATGTAGCTGAGAAGGCTTGCCCTGCGCTCCTCAGGCTGGTGCAAAGTGAAAACATCGAGGCTAGAAGAGCCGCTTTCAAAGCTCTTGCTCATATCTCATTGTATCACCCCAACAAGCAAATACTGGTAGAAGTAGGCATCATCAAGATCATGGTTGAAGAGATTTTCACCAAGCGGATGTTCAGTGATCTGATGAACTCCAGGAACGAAGCTGCTACAATACTTGCAAACATACTAGAATCTGGGGTGGAGCATGAGACATTTGAGGTGAATACCACAGGCCACACGCTAGGCTCGGATTACTTTGTATACAACATCATCCAAATGCTCAAAAACTCAAGCCCAGATGATCTAAATATTGATTTGATCAGGATTCTTCTATCCTTGTCTAAATCACCCAGAGCAATGGCAACTATTGTCTCGGTGATCAAAGAAACCGATGCAAGCTTTGCCATGATAGAACTCATCAACAATCCTCATGAAGAATTGGGGGTTGGAGCCTTGAAGCTTCTCATTGCACTTACACCCTTCATCGGTCATACGCTATCGGAGAGACTATGTAAAACGAGAGGCCAGCCAGAGAATCTTATCCAGTGCCCAGCAGAAGCAAATCTGATAACGGAGAAACATGCTGTTTCAGCCAAGTTACTTGCTAAACTGCCTCACCAAAATCTGACTCTTAACCTAGCACTTGTCAACGAGAGCATAGTGTCTGAAATCCTGCATGCAATCCATCTGATTCAGAGAAGTGGAACGCGAACAAGCAGGTACGCAACTGATTTCCTCGAAGGTCTCGTTGGCATCTTAGTGAGATTCACAACTACACTGTATGAGCCTCAAATGATGTACCTAGCCAAAAACCATGATTTGACATCAGTGTTTGCTGATTTATTGATGAAAACATCAAGCGATGAAGTTCAAAGGTTATCAGCGACTGGATTAGAAAATCTATCATCTACAACTATGAATTTATCAAGGGCACCACAAGTTAGGAACACGAAGTTCATGGGATCATTGAGTATGCCTAGGTCCTTCTCACTACGTTCATCTAAAAAGAAGCAAGTAGAGACATGCGCAATCCACAGAGGGGTATGTTCTGCAAAAGCCACGTTTTGCTTGGTTGAAGCAAATGCAGTCACGAAGCTGCTAGCATGTTTGCAGAGTGATAAAACGGAGGTAGTGGAGTCAGCACTATCAGCTATATGCACGCTATTGGATGACAAAGTTGATGTGGAGCAGAGTTTAAACATGCTGAGTGGAATGAATGCAGTAGAACTCATTATAAATGCGGTCAAAGAACACAAGAAAGAGTCTCTACTGCAAAAAGCGTTTTGGATGATTGACAAGTTCTTAATTAGAGGTGGACAAAGGTATGCATTTGGCATATCACAAGATAGGATGCTGTCAGGTATGTTGGTTAGCGCCTTTCATCGTGGAGATGGTAACACAAGGCAGATGGCAGAAAATATCTTGAGGCGTTTGGACAAGATGCCAAGTTTCTCTGTCTATATGACAGAAAGAGTGACATCTGAAACCCCGTAG
- the LOC106300884 gene encoding putative U-box domain-containing protein 42 isoform X2: MTQEDITTNDTLIGSLLESISEVIRSLELLKSETGSFLECACYFYRVSVVLMEIQTGESSITCPTDVIESLSESIEAAKYLLEITQESNGPESTTDLTSIEAGFQGVVKQIGETLQSIPEAIIDEEEYIGVVVQSLSNEMQNANIGDGSKSEILQNIQQKISERRTQEELVSEEQIETDLYPSDPEVSYASYLSESQPDIPSQSTYVSSQRKYGDLSESQMSEIPDIPSQSTIVSSSQRKYGTQSESQSQMSEIVDIPSQSTYVSSIQRKYGTQSESQSQMSEIPDISIRSTNVSSRQRKYGTLSESLSMLPQVTQFMEPPYQAFICPLTKEVMEDPVTTETGVTCERQAVTEWFDKFGDSDEISCPVTGQKLTTGLSPNLVLKTIIGEWKVRNEAARIKVAHAALSLGGSESMVIDALRDLQMTCEGKEYNKLKVREAGIIQLLDRYLSYRSKDVRYELLQLLKTLADEDTDEGKEMIVNTLAMSCVIKFLGSSHQTVRHAALALLLELSKSQHACKKIGNATGAILMLVTSKYNEESDAFASETADQILKNLEKFPHNIKQMAESGLLEPLLIHLAEGSEETQVVMAAYLVEIDIGHEKKINVAEKACPALLRLVQSENIEARRAAFKALAHISLYHPNKQILVEVGIIKIMVEEIFTKRMFSDLMNSRNEAATILANILESGVEHETFEVNTTGHTLGSDYFVYNIIQMLKNSSPDDLNIDLIRILLSLSKSPRAMATIVSVIKETDASFAMIELINNPHEELGVGALKLLIALTPFIGHTLSERLCKTRGQPENLIQCPAEANLITEKHAVSAKLLAKLPHQNLTLNLALVNESIVSEILHAIHLIQRSGTRTSRYATDFLEGLVGILVRFTTTLYEPQMMYLAKNHDLTSVFADLLMKTSSDEVQRLSATGLENLSSTTMNLSRAPQVRNTKFMGSLSMPRSFSLRSSKKKQVETCAIHRGVCSAKATFCLVEANAVTKLLACLQSDKTEVVESALSAICTLLDDKVDVEQSLNMLSGMNAVELIINAVKEHKKESLLQKAFWMIDKFLIRGGQRYAFGISQDRMLSGMLVSAFHRGDGNTRQMAENILRRLDKMPSFSVYMTERVTSETP, from the exons ATG ACCCAAGAAGATATAACTACAAATGATACATTGATTGGATCGTTGTTGGAGTCCATTTCCGAGGTGATCAGATCTTTGGAGCTCTTAAAATCAGAAACAGGGAGCTTCCTTGAATGTGCATGCTACTTTTATCGAGTCTCAGTGGTGCTAATGGAGATACAGACAGGAGAGAGTTCCATCACATGTCCAACGGATGTGATTGAATCACTATCCGAGAGTATAGAAGCAGCCAAGTACCTCCTCGAGATAACTCAAGAAAGCAACGGACCAGAATCAACCACTGATCTGACAAGCATTGAGGCAGGCTTTCAAGGCGTTGTGAAGCAGATTGGTGAAACTCTGCAGTCCATACCTGAAGCGATAATCGACGAGGAAGAATACATAGGAGTGGTTGTCCAGTCTCTTTCAAATGAGATGCAGAACGCTAACATTGGAGATGGTAGTAAGAGTGAGATTTTACAGAATATTCAGCAGAAAATTTCTGAGAGGCGGACACAGGAGGAGTTGGTGTCAGAGGAGCAAATAGAGACAGATCTCTATCCTAGTGATCCTGAAGTTTCCTATGCAAGTTACCTGAGTGAATCACAACCAGATATCCCAAGCCAGAGCACATACGTTAGCAGCCAGAGAAAGTATGGGGATCTGAGTGAATCACAAATGAGCGAGATACCAGATATACCAAGCCAGAGCACAATTGTTAGCAGCAGCCAGAGAAAGTATGGAACTCAGAGTGAATCACAATCACAAATGAGCGAGATAGTTGATATCCCTAGCCAGAGCACATATGTTAGCAGCATCCAGAGAAAGTATGGAACTCAGAGTGAATCACAATCACAAATGAGCGAGATACCAGATATCTCAATCCGGAGCACGAACGTTAGCAGCAGGCAGAGAAAGTACGGAACTCTTAGCGAATCCTTGTCAATGTTACCACAGGTGACACAGTTCATGGAGCCACCATACCAAGCATTCATCTGCCCGTTGACCAAAGAAGTAATGGAAGATCCAGTCACCACTGAAACAGGAGTAACCTGCGAAAGACAAGCAGTGACAGAGTGGTTTGACAAATTTGGAGACTCGGACGAGATTAGCTGTCCGGTCACAGGGCAAAAGTTGACAACCGGATTAAGTCCCAATCTTGTCTTGAAAACCATCATTGGAGAATGGAAAGTGCGAAACGAGGCAGCAAGAATCAAGGTGGCTCACGCAGCTTTATCCTTAGGCGGTTCAGAAAGCATGGTTATCGATGCATTAAGGGATCTGCAAATGACCTGTGAAGGGAAAGAGTACAACAAGTTAAAAGTCCGTGAAGCTGGGATCATTCAGTTGCTTGACAGATACCTATCGTACAGAAGTAAAGATGTGAGGTATGAACTGCTACAATTGTTAAAGACACTAGCAGATGAAGACACTGATGAAGGAAAG GAAATGATTGTGAATACGTTAGCTATGTCATGCGTGATCAAATTTTTGGGAAGCAGTCACCAGACTGTAAGACATGCAGCACTAGCCTTACTGCTTGAGCTTTCGAAATCTCAACATGCATGTAAGAAGATTGGGAATGCTACAGGGGCAATATTGATGCTAGTTACCTCAAAGTACAACGAAGAGTCGGATGCCTTTGCGTCTGAAACAGCAGACCAAATCTTAAAAAATCTAGAGAAGTTCCCTCACAATATCAAGCAAATGGCAGAGAGTGGGCTCTTAGAACCTCTTCTCATTCATCTAGCCGAAG GGAGTGAAGAGACGCAGGTGGTAATGGCTGCATACCTTGTAGAAATTGATATTGGACATGAGAAGAAGATTAATGTAGCTGAGAAGGCTTGCCCTGCGCTCCTCAGGCTGGTGCAAAGTGAAAACATCGAGGCTAGAAGAGCCGCTTTCAAAGCTCTTGCTCATATCTCATTGTATCACCCCAACAAGCAAATACTGGTAGAAGTAGGCATCATCAAGATCATGGTTGAAGAGATTTTCACCAAGCGGATGTTCAGTGATCTGATGAACTCCAGGAACGAAGCTGCTACAATACTTGCAAACATACTAGAATCTGGGGTGGAGCATGAGACATTTGAGGTGAATACCACAGGCCACACGCTAGGCTCGGATTACTTTGTATACAACATCATCCAAATGCTCAAAAACTCAAGCCCAGATGATCTAAATATTGATTTGATCAGGATTCTTCTATCCTTGTCTAAATCACCCAGAGCAATGGCAACTATTGTCTCGGTGATCAAAGAAACCGATGCAAGCTTTGCCATGATAGAACTCATCAACAATCCTCATGAAGAATTGGGGGTTGGAGCCTTGAAGCTTCTCATTGCACTTACACCCTTCATCGGTCATACGCTATCGGAGAGACTATGTAAAACGAGAGGCCAGCCAGAGAATCTTATCCAGTGCCCAGCAGAAGCAAATCTGATAACGGAGAAACATGCTGTTTCAGCCAAGTTACTTGCTAAACTGCCTCACCAAAATCTGACTCTTAACCTAGCACTTGTCAACGAGAGCATAGTGTCTGAAATCCTGCATGCAATCCATCTGATTCAGAGAAGTGGAACGCGAACAAGCAGGTACGCAACTGATTTCCTCGAAGGTCTCGTTGGCATCTTAGTGAGATTCACAACTACACTGTATGAGCCTCAAATGATGTACCTAGCCAAAAACCATGATTTGACATCAGTGTTTGCTGATTTATTGATGAAAACATCAAGCGATGAAGTTCAAAGGTTATCAGCGACTGGATTAGAAAATCTATCATCTACAACTATGAATTTATCAAGGGCACCACAAGTTAGGAACACGAAGTTCATGGGATCATTGAGTATGCCTAGGTCCTTCTCACTACGTTCATCTAAAAAGAAGCAAGTAGAGACATGCGCAATCCACAGAGGGGTATGTTCTGCAAAAGCCACGTTTTGCTTGGTTGAAGCAAATGCAGTCACGAAGCTGCTAGCATGTTTGCAGAGTGATAAAACGGAGGTAGTGGAGTCAGCACTATCAGCTATATGCACGCTATTGGATGACAAAGTTGATGTGGAGCAGAGTTTAAACATGCTGAGTGGAATGAATGCAGTAGAACTCATTATAAATGCGGTCAAAGAACACAAGAAAGAGTCTCTACTGCAAAAAGCGTTTTGGATGATTGACAAGTTCTTAATTAGAGGTGGACAAAGGTATGCATTTGGCATATCACAAGATAGGATGCTGTCAGGTATGTTGGTTAGCGCCTTTCATCGTGGAGATGGTAACACAAGGCAGATGGCAGAAAATATCTTGAGGCGTTTGGACAAGATGCCAAGTTTCTCTGTCTATATGACAGAAAGAGTGACATCTGAAACCCCGTAG